A section of the Lathamus discolor isolate bLatDis1 chromosome 6, bLatDis1.hap1, whole genome shotgun sequence genome encodes:
- the RASSF10 gene encoding ras association domain-containing protein 10, with protein MEPEERKISVWICQEEKLISGLSRRTTCSDVVRVLLEDSHHRRQRPALPEPGGGMLSGPPHSYCIVEKWRGFERILPNKTKILRLWVAWGDEQENVRFVLVRSEASLPNAGPRSAEARVVLSKERPGHGLGAARASLALTQERQRRVVRKAFRKLAKINKKRQQPLAREASSAERMETLVHLVLSQDHTIRQQIQRLRELDREIDRYEAKIHLDRMKRHGVNYVQDTYLVGAGGGEPEPGGAAQPAAGRPEEDYARKCEEVLQLQEQRAQQEELLEHLAAEIQEELNERWMKRRREELELAAGPGLDDTDCDTTELSGGGEGELHLEHERVKTQLSTSLYIGLKLSTDLEAVKTDLDYTQRAWEDKERELQRLLETLGTLDVAEAPAEPSGAAGGGRPAAGGSCTAAGWVEQARALRKDRADNGEDSDTGLSSMHSQDSDSLPVCESLV; from the coding sequence ATGGAGCCCGAGGAGCGGAAGATCTCGGTGTGGATCTGCCAGGAGGAGAAGCTGATCTCCGGGCTCTCCCGGCGGACCACCTGCTCGGACGTGGTGCGGGTGCTTCTGGAGGACAGCCACCACCGGCGGCAGCGGCCGGCGCTGCCCGAGCCCGGCGGCGGGATGCTGTCGGGGCCGCCGCACTCCTACTGCATCGTGGAGAAGTGGCGCGGCTTCGAGCGGATCCTGCCCAACAAGACGAAGATCCTGCGGCTCTGGGTGGCGTGGGGGGACGAGCAGGAGAACGTGCGCTTCGTGCTGGTGCGCAGCGAGGCCTCGCTGCCCAACGCGGGACCGCGCAGTGCCGAGGCGCGGGTGGTGCTCAGCAAGGAGCGCCCCGGCCACGGCCTGGGGGCGGCCCGCGCCAGCCTGGCGCTCACGCAGGAGCGGCAGCGGCGAGTGGTGAGAAAAGCCTTCCGCAAGCTGGCCAAGATCAACAAGAAGCGGCAGCAGCCGCTGGCCCGGGAGGCCTCGTCGGCAGAGAGAATGGAGACGCTGGTGCACCTGGTGCTGTCGCAGGACCACACCATCCGGCAGCAGATCCAGCGTCTCCGCGAGCTGGACCGTGAGATCGACAGGTATGAGGCCAAGATCCACCTGGACCGCATGAAGCGGCACGGCGTCAACTACGTGCAGGACACCTACCTGGtgggggccggcggcggggagcCGGAGCCGGGCGGGGCGGCACAGCCCGCCGCCGGCCGCCCCGAGGAGGACTACGCCAGGAAGTGCgaggaggtgctgcagctgcaggagcagcgggcgcagcaggaggagctgctggagcaccTGGCCGCCGAGATCCAGGAGGAGCTCAACGAGCGCTGGATGAAGCGGCGGcgggaggagctggagctggcggcggggcccggcttGGACGACACGGACTGCGACACCACGGAGCTGAGCGGCGGCGGCGAGGGCGAGCTGCACCTCGAGCACGAGCGGGTGAAGACCCAGCTGAGCACCAGCCTCTACATCGGCCTCAAGCTGAGCACGGACCTGGAGGCCGTCAAAACCGACCTGGATTACACGCAGCGCGCTTGGGAGGACAAGGAGCGGGAGCTGCAGCGTTTGCTGGAGACGCTGGGCACCCTCGACGTTGCGGAGGCGCCGGCGGAGCcgagcggggcggcgggcggggggcggccggCGGCTGGGGGCAGCTGCACCGCGGCCGGATGGGTTGAGCAGGCGCGGGCGCTGCGCAAGGACCGCGCCGACAACGGCGAGGACTCAGACACGGGGCTGAGCTCCATGCACAGCCAGGACTCCGACTCGCTGCCCGTCTGTGAGTCCCTCGTCTAG